From Ochotona princeps isolate mOchPri1 chromosome X, mOchPri1.hap1, whole genome shotgun sequence, one genomic window encodes:
- the BGN gene encoding biglycan, which produces MCVLWLLAALLAIGQALPFEQKGFWDFALDDGLLLMNDEEASGADTTSGVPDQDALTPTFSAMCPFGCHCHLRVVQCSDLGLKTVPKEVSPDTTLLDLQNNDITELRKDDFKGLQHLYALVLVNNKITKIHEKAFSPLRKLQKLYISKNHLVEIPPNLPSSLVELRIHDNRIRKVPKGVFSGLRNMNCIEMGGNPLENSGFEPGAFDGLKLNYLRISEAKLTGIPKDLPETLNELHLDHNKIQAIELEDLLRYSKLYRLGLGHNQIRMIENGSLSFLPTLRELHLDNNKLSRVPAGLPDLKLLQVVYLHSNNITKVGVNDFCPVGFGVKRAYYNGISLFNNPVPYWEVQPATFRCVTDRLAIQFGNYKK; this is translated from the exons ATGTGTGTGCTGTGGCTCCTCGCGGCTCTGTTGGCCATTGGCCAGGCCCTACCCTTTGAACAGAAAGGCTTCTGGGACTTCGCCCTGGACGACGGGCTGCTCCTGATGAACGACGAAGAGGCATCGGGTGCCGACACGACCTCAGGAGTGCCAGACCAGGATGCCCTCACGCCCACTTTCAGTGCCATGTGTCCCTTCGGGTGTCATTGCCATCTGCGGGTCGTTCAGTGTTCTGACCTGG GTCTGAAGACTGTGCCCAAGGAGGTGTCGCCTGACACCACGCTGCTGGACCTGCAGAACAACGACATCACTGAGCTGCGCAAGGATGACTTCAAGGGCCTACAGCACCTCTAC GCCCTCGTCCTGGTGAACAACAAAATCACCAAGATCCATGAGAAGGCCTTCAGCCCCCTGCGGAAGCTGCAGAAGCTCTACATCTCCAAGAACCATCTGGTGGAAATTCCACCCAACCTGCCCAGCTCACTGGTAGAGCTGCGCATACATGACAACCGCATCCGCAAGGTGCCCAAGGGCGTGTTCAGCGGGCTCCGCAACATGAACTGCATCG AGATGGGCGGGAACCCCCTTGAGAACAGTGGCTTTGAACCCGGAGCCTTTGATGGCCTGAAGCTCAACTACCTGCGCATCTCGGAGGCCAAGCTCACTGGCATTCCCAAAG ATCTCCCTGAGACCCTGAATGAACTGCATCTGGACCACAATAAAATTCAAGCAATCGAGCTGGAGGATCTGCTCCGCTACTCCAAGCTGTACAG gctgggcctgggccacaaCCAGATCCGGATGATCGAGAACGGGAGCCTGAGCTTCCTGCCAACCCTTCGGGAGCTGCACCTAGACAACAACAAGCTGTCGAGGGTACCCGCTGGGCTGCCCGATCTGAAGCTTCTCCAG GTGGTCTACCTGCACTCCAACAACATCACCAAGGTGGGTGTGAACGACTTCTGTCCCGTGGGCTTCGGAGTCAAGCGGGCCTACTACAACGGCATCAGCCTCTTCAACAACCCTGTGCCCTACTGGGAGGTGCAGCCAGCCACCTTCCGCTGTGTCACCGACCGCCTGGCCATCCAATTTGGCAACTACAAGAAGTAG